The Natator depressus isolate rNatDep1 chromosome 11, rNatDep2.hap1, whole genome shotgun sequence genome includes a window with the following:
- the MDH1B gene encoding putative malate dehydrogenase 1B isoform X4, giving the protein MAKFVLAGKADCPYFVKAELLADYLQINLPNFKIHKITQHPDKWEQWLHDICEKNGWKHKRSPIVWRELLDRGGKGLLLGGFNDFMEHAQHYYGITSDMLSEQMLRIAEENLQTHIEIEKEEEYIKSLIKPLQIWISSASAPACYNLIPLLANGEVFGMATEVSIHLLDSNHYKEILHGIVMEAQDLAFPLLRSVSMHTELDDAFVQADIVILLDDILLQHEIPSLEDCIRQVTEQCKVYGSLIEKNANSSVKVIVSGKTFVNLRALMIMTFAPSIDGQNIIAMAMFLESAAKAMLARKLNMNSAGVKDVIVWGNISGNSYIDLSKAKVYRYDSAIWGPPNFSRRLLDMIYDGNWVRSEFASVLSSPSSREHHCLGMSPAHVIATVLRYWYQDSPPGEIVSMGILSEGQFCIPEGIIFSMPVRFQDGSWEVITETEINEETQETLKHLAHDLIQEKQVALGEISEMRPYKETAFNGFNLLALLEEENFQTSPKARICVSPWTQYLPNPPKAGSRTLKAEKGPLVKEAKKL; this is encoded by the exons ATGGCGAAGTTCGTGCTGGCTG GTAAGGCAGACTGTCCATACTTTGTAAAGGCAGAACTTCTGGCTGACTATCTGCAGATTAATTTGCCTAATTTCAAAATACACAAGATTACTCAGCATCCTGACAAGTGGGAG CAGTGGCTTCATGACATCTGTGAAAAGAATGGATGGAAACACAAACGCTCGCCGATTGTTTGGAGGGAATTATTGGATCGGGGAGGGAAGGGCCTGCTTCTGGGAGGATTTAACGATTTTATGGAGCATGCCCAG CATTACTATGGCATCACCTCGGACATGCTGAGTGAGCAGATGCTGAGAATTGCTGAGGAGAACTTGCAGACTCATATAGAAATTGAGAAAGAGGAGGAATATATTAAAAGTCTTATCAAACCCTTGCAGATCTGGATCAGCAg TGCATCAGCTCCTGCCTGCTACAACCTGATTCCATTATTGGCCAATGGAGAAGTGTTTGGGATGGCAACAGAAGTTAGCATCCATCTGCTCGACAGTAACCATTACAAGGAAATTCTGCATGGTATTGTAATGGAGGCTCAAGACTTAGCATTCCCTCTCCTTCGCAGTGTCTCAATGCACACTGAATTAGATGATGCCTTTGTTCAGGCTGATATTGTTATTTTGCTTGATGATATCCTCTTACAACACGAGATCCCATCGCTTGAAGACTGCATCAGACAGGTGACTGAGCAATGTAAGGTGTATGGTTCCCTGATTGAGAAGAATGCCAACAGCAGTGTCAAAGTTATTGTGTCAGGAAAAACCTTTGTGAACCTTCGGGCATTAATGATTATGACATTTGCCCCATCCATTGACGGCCAGAATATTATCGCCATGGCAATGTTCTTGGAAAGCGCAGCTAAAGCTATGCTGGCCAGGAAACTGAATATGAATTCAGCAG GAGTCAAAGATGTGATTGTTTGGGGTAATATCAGTGGCAATAGCTACATTGATCTGTCTAAAGCAAAAGTTTACAGATATGACAGTGCTATCTGGGGTCCACCTAACTTTTCACGCCGTTTGCTGGACATGATCTATGATGG CAACTGGGTGCGTTCAGAATTTGCATCTGTACTGAGTTCCCCGAGTTCCCGGGAGCATCACTGCTTAGGCATGTCACCTGCTCATGTAATAGCTACTGTGCTGAGATACTGGTATCAAGACTCTCCTCCCGGGGAGATTGTCTCAATGGGAATACTCAGCGAAG GTCAATTTTGTATCCCTGAAGGGATTATCTTCTCCATGCCTGTGAGGTTCCAGGATGGTAGCTGGGAGGTCATTACAGAAACAGAAATTAATGAAGAAACTCAAGAAACTCTGAAGCATTTAGCCCATGATCTGATACAG GAAAAACAAGTTGCACTAGGAGAAATATCTGAAATGCGTCCATATAAAG AAACTGCATTTAATGGCTTCAATCTGCTAGCGCTTCTAGAAGAGGAAAACTTTCAAACATCCCCAAAGG ccaggatctgtgtATCACCCTGGACCCAGTATctcccgaacccacccaaggcgggctcccggaccctgaaggcggagaagggacctctg gttaaagaagccaaaaaactgtga
- the MDH1B gene encoding putative malate dehydrogenase 1B isoform X5, translating into MAKFVLAGKADCPYFVKAELLADYLQINLPNFKIHKITQHPDKWEHYYGITSDMLSEQMLRIAEENLQTHIEIEKEEEYIKSLIKPLQIWISSASAPACYNLIPLLANGEVFGMATEVSIHLLDSNHYKEILHGIVMEAQDLAFPLLRSVSMHTELDDAFVQADIVILLDDILLQHEIPSLEDCIRQVTEQCKVYGSLIEKNANSSVKVIVSGKTFVNLRALMIMTFAPSIDGQNIIAMAMFLESAAKAMLARKLNMNSAGVKDVIVWGNISGNSYIDLSKAKVYRYDSAIWGPPNFSRRLLDMIYDGNWVRSEFASVLSSPSSREHHCLGMSPAHVIATVLRYWYQDSPPGEIVSMGILSEGQFCIPEGIIFSMPVRFQDGSWEVITETEINEETQETLKHLAHDLIQEKQVALGEISEMRPYKETAFNGFNLLALLEEENFQTSPKGGPNYKKGEIFYTSTKLLIHLASLKVKFLGYHDRVQVHNHINRTLSILTENPVSLLYFGSLRDEQDSFGGTCKPHHNAMTNS; encoded by the exons ATGGCGAAGTTCGTGCTGGCTG GTAAGGCAGACTGTCCATACTTTGTAAAGGCAGAACTTCTGGCTGACTATCTGCAGATTAATTTGCCTAATTTCAAAATACACAAGATTACTCAGCATCCTGACAAGTGGGAG CATTACTATGGCATCACCTCGGACATGCTGAGTGAGCAGATGCTGAGAATTGCTGAGGAGAACTTGCAGACTCATATAGAAATTGAGAAAGAGGAGGAATATATTAAAAGTCTTATCAAACCCTTGCAGATCTGGATCAGCAg TGCATCAGCTCCTGCCTGCTACAACCTGATTCCATTATTGGCCAATGGAGAAGTGTTTGGGATGGCAACAGAAGTTAGCATCCATCTGCTCGACAGTAACCATTACAAGGAAATTCTGCATGGTATTGTAATGGAGGCTCAAGACTTAGCATTCCCTCTCCTTCGCAGTGTCTCAATGCACACTGAATTAGATGATGCCTTTGTTCAGGCTGATATTGTTATTTTGCTTGATGATATCCTCTTACAACACGAGATCCCATCGCTTGAAGACTGCATCAGACAGGTGACTGAGCAATGTAAGGTGTATGGTTCCCTGATTGAGAAGAATGCCAACAGCAGTGTCAAAGTTATTGTGTCAGGAAAAACCTTTGTGAACCTTCGGGCATTAATGATTATGACATTTGCCCCATCCATTGACGGCCAGAATATTATCGCCATGGCAATGTTCTTGGAAAGCGCAGCTAAAGCTATGCTGGCCAGGAAACTGAATATGAATTCAGCAG GAGTCAAAGATGTGATTGTTTGGGGTAATATCAGTGGCAATAGCTACATTGATCTGTCTAAAGCAAAAGTTTACAGATATGACAGTGCTATCTGGGGTCCACCTAACTTTTCACGCCGTTTGCTGGACATGATCTATGATGG CAACTGGGTGCGTTCAGAATTTGCATCTGTACTGAGTTCCCCGAGTTCCCGGGAGCATCACTGCTTAGGCATGTCACCTGCTCATGTAATAGCTACTGTGCTGAGATACTGGTATCAAGACTCTCCTCCCGGGGAGATTGTCTCAATGGGAATACTCAGCGAAG GTCAATTTTGTATCCCTGAAGGGATTATCTTCTCCATGCCTGTGAGGTTCCAGGATGGTAGCTGGGAGGTCATTACAGAAACAGAAATTAATGAAGAAACTCAAGAAACTCTGAAGCATTTAGCCCATGATCTGATACAG GAAAAACAAGTTGCACTAGGAGAAATATCTGAAATGCGTCCATATAAAG AAACTGCATTTAATGGCTTCAATCTGCTAGCGCTTCTAGAAGAGGAAAACTTTCAAACATCCCCAAAGG GAGGTCCCAATTACAAGAAAGGAGAGATCTTTTATACCAGCACTAAATTATTGATCCACTTGGCTTCACTTAAAGTAAAATTCCTAGGTTACCATGACAGAGTTCAAGTGCATAACCACATAAACCGAACCCTATCAATACTTACAGAAAATCCAGTATCTCTTCTCTACTTTGGGAGTTTGAGAGATGAACAGGATTCGTTTGGCGGGACCTGCAAACCACATCACAATGCCATGACAAACTCTTGA
- the MDH1B gene encoding putative malate dehydrogenase 1B isoform X2, with protein MAKFVLAGKADCPYFVKAELLADYLQINLPNFKIHKITQHPDKWEQWLHDICEKNGWKHKRSPIVWRELLDRGGKGLLLGGFNDFMEHAQHYYGITSDMLSEQMLRIAEENLQTHIEIEKEEEYIKSLIKPLQIWISSASAPACYNLIPLLANGEVFGMATEVSIHLLDSNHYKEILHGIVMEAQDLAFPLLRSVSMHTELDDAFVQADIVILLDDILLQHEIPSLEDCIRQVTEQCKVYGSLIEKNANSSVKVIVSGKTFVNLRALMIMTFAPSIDGQNIIAMAMFLESAAKAMLARKLNMNSAGVKDVIVWGNISGNSYIDLSKAKVYRYDSAIWGPPNFSRRLLDMIYDGNWVRSEFASVLSSPSSREHHCLGMSPAHVIATVLRYWYQDSPPGEIVSMGILSEGQFCIPEGIIFSMPVRFQDGSWEVITETEINEETQETLKHLAHDLIQEKQVALGEISEMRPYKETAFNGFNLLALLEEENFQTSPKEPEAPPNALLQSEMLEEEKVQVPIDDPETSSEGLNQSETSLSNAENNENP; from the exons ATGGCGAAGTTCGTGCTGGCTG GTAAGGCAGACTGTCCATACTTTGTAAAGGCAGAACTTCTGGCTGACTATCTGCAGATTAATTTGCCTAATTTCAAAATACACAAGATTACTCAGCATCCTGACAAGTGGGAG CAGTGGCTTCATGACATCTGTGAAAAGAATGGATGGAAACACAAACGCTCGCCGATTGTTTGGAGGGAATTATTGGATCGGGGAGGGAAGGGCCTGCTTCTGGGAGGATTTAACGATTTTATGGAGCATGCCCAG CATTACTATGGCATCACCTCGGACATGCTGAGTGAGCAGATGCTGAGAATTGCTGAGGAGAACTTGCAGACTCATATAGAAATTGAGAAAGAGGAGGAATATATTAAAAGTCTTATCAAACCCTTGCAGATCTGGATCAGCAg TGCATCAGCTCCTGCCTGCTACAACCTGATTCCATTATTGGCCAATGGAGAAGTGTTTGGGATGGCAACAGAAGTTAGCATCCATCTGCTCGACAGTAACCATTACAAGGAAATTCTGCATGGTATTGTAATGGAGGCTCAAGACTTAGCATTCCCTCTCCTTCGCAGTGTCTCAATGCACACTGAATTAGATGATGCCTTTGTTCAGGCTGATATTGTTATTTTGCTTGATGATATCCTCTTACAACACGAGATCCCATCGCTTGAAGACTGCATCAGACAGGTGACTGAGCAATGTAAGGTGTATGGTTCCCTGATTGAGAAGAATGCCAACAGCAGTGTCAAAGTTATTGTGTCAGGAAAAACCTTTGTGAACCTTCGGGCATTAATGATTATGACATTTGCCCCATCCATTGACGGCCAGAATATTATCGCCATGGCAATGTTCTTGGAAAGCGCAGCTAAAGCTATGCTGGCCAGGAAACTGAATATGAATTCAGCAG GAGTCAAAGATGTGATTGTTTGGGGTAATATCAGTGGCAATAGCTACATTGATCTGTCTAAAGCAAAAGTTTACAGATATGACAGTGCTATCTGGGGTCCACCTAACTTTTCACGCCGTTTGCTGGACATGATCTATGATGG CAACTGGGTGCGTTCAGAATTTGCATCTGTACTGAGTTCCCCGAGTTCCCGGGAGCATCACTGCTTAGGCATGTCACCTGCTCATGTAATAGCTACTGTGCTGAGATACTGGTATCAAGACTCTCCTCCCGGGGAGATTGTCTCAATGGGAATACTCAGCGAAG GTCAATTTTGTATCCCTGAAGGGATTATCTTCTCCATGCCTGTGAGGTTCCAGGATGGTAGCTGGGAGGTCATTACAGAAACAGAAATTAATGAAGAAACTCAAGAAACTCTGAAGCATTTAGCCCATGATCTGATACAG GAAAAACAAGTTGCACTAGGAGAAATATCTGAAATGCGTCCATATAAAG AAACTGCATTTAATGGCTTCAATCTGCTAGCGCTTCTAGAAGAGGAAAACTTTCAAACATCCCCAAAGG AACCTGAAGCTCCACCCAATGCGTTACTTCAGTCAGAGATGCTGGAAGAAGAAAAAGTCCAAGTGCCCATAGATG
- the MDH1B gene encoding putative malate dehydrogenase 1B isoform X1: protein MAKFVLAGKADCPYFVKAELLADYLQINLPNFKIHKITQHPDKWEQWLHDICEKNGWKHKRSPIVWRELLDRGGKGLLLGGFNDFMEHAQHYYGITSDMLSEQMLRIAEENLQTHIEIEKEEEYIKSLIKPLQIWISSASAPACYNLIPLLANGEVFGMATEVSIHLLDSNHYKEILHGIVMEAQDLAFPLLRSVSMHTELDDAFVQADIVILLDDILLQHEIPSLEDCIRQVTEQCKVYGSLIEKNANSSVKVIVSGKTFVNLRALMIMTFAPSIDGQNIIAMAMFLESAAKAMLARKLNMNSAGVKDVIVWGNISGNSYIDLSKAKVYRYDSAIWGPPNFSRRLLDMIYDGNWVRSEFASVLSSPSSREHHCLGMSPAHVIATVLRYWYQDSPPGEIVSMGILSEGQFCIPEGIIFSMPVRFQDGSWEVITETEINEETQETLKHLAHDLIQEKQVALGEISEMRPYKETAFNGFNLLALLEEENFQTSPKDLDTLSNGLLQPETQEGEKVQTTTDEPEAPPNALLQSEMLEEEKVQVPIDDPETSSEGLNQSETSLSNAENNENP from the exons ATGGCGAAGTTCGTGCTGGCTG GTAAGGCAGACTGTCCATACTTTGTAAAGGCAGAACTTCTGGCTGACTATCTGCAGATTAATTTGCCTAATTTCAAAATACACAAGATTACTCAGCATCCTGACAAGTGGGAG CAGTGGCTTCATGACATCTGTGAAAAGAATGGATGGAAACACAAACGCTCGCCGATTGTTTGGAGGGAATTATTGGATCGGGGAGGGAAGGGCCTGCTTCTGGGAGGATTTAACGATTTTATGGAGCATGCCCAG CATTACTATGGCATCACCTCGGACATGCTGAGTGAGCAGATGCTGAGAATTGCTGAGGAGAACTTGCAGACTCATATAGAAATTGAGAAAGAGGAGGAATATATTAAAAGTCTTATCAAACCCTTGCAGATCTGGATCAGCAg TGCATCAGCTCCTGCCTGCTACAACCTGATTCCATTATTGGCCAATGGAGAAGTGTTTGGGATGGCAACAGAAGTTAGCATCCATCTGCTCGACAGTAACCATTACAAGGAAATTCTGCATGGTATTGTAATGGAGGCTCAAGACTTAGCATTCCCTCTCCTTCGCAGTGTCTCAATGCACACTGAATTAGATGATGCCTTTGTTCAGGCTGATATTGTTATTTTGCTTGATGATATCCTCTTACAACACGAGATCCCATCGCTTGAAGACTGCATCAGACAGGTGACTGAGCAATGTAAGGTGTATGGTTCCCTGATTGAGAAGAATGCCAACAGCAGTGTCAAAGTTATTGTGTCAGGAAAAACCTTTGTGAACCTTCGGGCATTAATGATTATGACATTTGCCCCATCCATTGACGGCCAGAATATTATCGCCATGGCAATGTTCTTGGAAAGCGCAGCTAAAGCTATGCTGGCCAGGAAACTGAATATGAATTCAGCAG GAGTCAAAGATGTGATTGTTTGGGGTAATATCAGTGGCAATAGCTACATTGATCTGTCTAAAGCAAAAGTTTACAGATATGACAGTGCTATCTGGGGTCCACCTAACTTTTCACGCCGTTTGCTGGACATGATCTATGATGG CAACTGGGTGCGTTCAGAATTTGCATCTGTACTGAGTTCCCCGAGTTCCCGGGAGCATCACTGCTTAGGCATGTCACCTGCTCATGTAATAGCTACTGTGCTGAGATACTGGTATCAAGACTCTCCTCCCGGGGAGATTGTCTCAATGGGAATACTCAGCGAAG GTCAATTTTGTATCCCTGAAGGGATTATCTTCTCCATGCCTGTGAGGTTCCAGGATGGTAGCTGGGAGGTCATTACAGAAACAGAAATTAATGAAGAAACTCAAGAAACTCTGAAGCATTTAGCCCATGATCTGATACAG GAAAAACAAGTTGCACTAGGAGAAATATCTGAAATGCGTCCATATAAAG AAACTGCATTTAATGGCTTCAATCTGCTAGCGCTTCTAGAAGAGGAAAACTTTCAAACATCCCCAAAGG ACCTGGACACTTTATCCAATGGCTTACTTCAGCCAGAGACCCAGGAAGGAGAAAAAGTCCAAACAACTACTGATG AACCTGAAGCTCCACCCAATGCGTTACTTCAGTCAGAGATGCTGGAAGAAGAAAAAGTCCAAGTGCCCATAGATG
- the MDH1B gene encoding putative malate dehydrogenase 1B isoform X3: MAKFVLAGKADCPYFVKAELLADYLQINLPNFKIHKITQHPDKWEQWLHDICEKNGWKHKRSPIVWRELLDRGGKGLLLGGFNDFMEHAQHYYGITSDMLSEQMLRIAEENLQTHIEIEKEEEYIKSLIKPLQIWISSASAPACYNLIPLLANGEVFGMATEVSIHLLDSNHYKEILHGIVMEAQDLAFPLLRSVSMHTELDDAFVQADIVILLDDILLQHEIPSLEDCIRQVTEQCKVYGSLIEKNANSSVKVIVSGKTFVNLRALMIMTFAPSIDGQNIIAMAMFLESAAKAMLARKLNMNSAGVKDVIVWGNISGNSYIDLSKAKVYRYDSAIWGPPNFSRRLLDMIYDGNWVRSEFASVLSSPSSREHHCLGMSPAHVIATVLRYWYQDSPPGEIVSMGILSEGQFCIPEGIIFSMPVRFQDGSWEVITETEINEETQETLKHLAHDLIQEKQVALGEISEMRPYKETAFNGFNLLALLEEENFQTSPKARICVSPWTQYLPNPPKAGSRTLKAEKGPLLRMFLLPRG, from the exons ATGGCGAAGTTCGTGCTGGCTG GTAAGGCAGACTGTCCATACTTTGTAAAGGCAGAACTTCTGGCTGACTATCTGCAGATTAATTTGCCTAATTTCAAAATACACAAGATTACTCAGCATCCTGACAAGTGGGAG CAGTGGCTTCATGACATCTGTGAAAAGAATGGATGGAAACACAAACGCTCGCCGATTGTTTGGAGGGAATTATTGGATCGGGGAGGGAAGGGCCTGCTTCTGGGAGGATTTAACGATTTTATGGAGCATGCCCAG CATTACTATGGCATCACCTCGGACATGCTGAGTGAGCAGATGCTGAGAATTGCTGAGGAGAACTTGCAGACTCATATAGAAATTGAGAAAGAGGAGGAATATATTAAAAGTCTTATCAAACCCTTGCAGATCTGGATCAGCAg TGCATCAGCTCCTGCCTGCTACAACCTGATTCCATTATTGGCCAATGGAGAAGTGTTTGGGATGGCAACAGAAGTTAGCATCCATCTGCTCGACAGTAACCATTACAAGGAAATTCTGCATGGTATTGTAATGGAGGCTCAAGACTTAGCATTCCCTCTCCTTCGCAGTGTCTCAATGCACACTGAATTAGATGATGCCTTTGTTCAGGCTGATATTGTTATTTTGCTTGATGATATCCTCTTACAACACGAGATCCCATCGCTTGAAGACTGCATCAGACAGGTGACTGAGCAATGTAAGGTGTATGGTTCCCTGATTGAGAAGAATGCCAACAGCAGTGTCAAAGTTATTGTGTCAGGAAAAACCTTTGTGAACCTTCGGGCATTAATGATTATGACATTTGCCCCATCCATTGACGGCCAGAATATTATCGCCATGGCAATGTTCTTGGAAAGCGCAGCTAAAGCTATGCTGGCCAGGAAACTGAATATGAATTCAGCAG GAGTCAAAGATGTGATTGTTTGGGGTAATATCAGTGGCAATAGCTACATTGATCTGTCTAAAGCAAAAGTTTACAGATATGACAGTGCTATCTGGGGTCCACCTAACTTTTCACGCCGTTTGCTGGACATGATCTATGATGG CAACTGGGTGCGTTCAGAATTTGCATCTGTACTGAGTTCCCCGAGTTCCCGGGAGCATCACTGCTTAGGCATGTCACCTGCTCATGTAATAGCTACTGTGCTGAGATACTGGTATCAAGACTCTCCTCCCGGGGAGATTGTCTCAATGGGAATACTCAGCGAAG GTCAATTTTGTATCCCTGAAGGGATTATCTTCTCCATGCCTGTGAGGTTCCAGGATGGTAGCTGGGAGGTCATTACAGAAACAGAAATTAATGAAGAAACTCAAGAAACTCTGAAGCATTTAGCCCATGATCTGATACAG GAAAAACAAGTTGCACTAGGAGAAATATCTGAAATGCGTCCATATAAAG AAACTGCATTTAATGGCTTCAATCTGCTAGCGCTTCTAGAAGAGGAAAACTTTCAAACATCCCCAAAGG ccaggatctgtgtATCACCCTGGACCCAGTATctcccgaacccacccaaggcgggctcccggaccctgaaggcggagaagggacctctg CTGcgtatgtttctccttcccagaggctag